A single Dermacentor variabilis isolate Ectoservices chromosome 9, ASM5094787v1, whole genome shotgun sequence DNA region contains:
- the LOC142592773 gene encoding uncharacterized protein LOC142592773 — translation MASSSKQAPRGAGILSPDYMALLQSLCTLNQPTVNDITAIFHSEFRRALGGGRARPSVRAEAASAQAPSTSRGAPSTSRGAPSTSRGAPSTSRGAPSTSRGSKKRGGKSVRGKGRGRKGGGGDDPDDDGEEGGDDTIGDEDGFQRTCTWEPDKPCWLFGEMEEWNRQLAKCCFELRVHKWSEFSLTGFAWPDNNAPDYPDVLRLSLLTHLLLRQHRCVTRVVVDMTTCTLEHKMFWHALQNGAGGVKCIEYQGTIAEQHGIALRPECVRWAHSVSGMSSLCALYLSSVYFDAEISEALAKYVQETTTLVTLSFQNMNAQTEDAAATFLEALALNKTLRTFYIPPDFVMARDGAPISKFLRNHPTIDKIVAYGSETASPTGLLEGAMRSASLRSLHVKTCTINPEDLQELGFALTRRPPSPATEEGTTSTQTSRLENLTFTSCPVTCLIMEHAYASLIGGVLLSLTLSNCALRETFSSAAAVKLRTDTRLRKLDIQHNEIGLVGHRTLVRVLEINQSLELLAFSMRAVVPAPHMTVFCNVIRELKVSARLSINWVNPRGPDFAEAVDLAKITSAYMDLDDRSLADATPLLDAVASSRSIQSATIECSNLTLEPVLQKLAAAIGSTSHLRDLKLCIRLPEVYAVNLLRSLENNRTIRILEITNFVFRKRAIKALGRMVEENRVINMLTIIILEGKDCFNEMRAVCRELKEAILRNRFLIGVAVQMIRDNHASDFVIKDALRRNMLYVHEAIRFINGSNEKSHALAFETLQYSQSLKMVLALNLSTSEEEAAEKIDEARERLAANYFRLTGVVRDKITCKRDRRKRATLDDLTVDLLARICSYLSLTDVMDL, via the exons ATGGCGAGCTCCTCAAAGCAGGCGCCACGCGGTGCCGGAATTCTGAGTCCGGACTACATGGCTTTGCTACAGAGCCTCTGCACTTTGAACCAGCCAACAGTGAACGATATCACCGCGATTTTTCACAGCGAGTTCCGGCGCGCGTTAGGGGGCGGAAGAGCGAGGCCTTCTGTGAGGGCTGAAGCTGCCAGTGCTCAAGCTCCTTCCACATCCCGTGGAGCTCCGTCCACATCCCGTGGAGCTCCGTCCACATCCCGTGGAGCTCCGTCCACATCCCGTGGAGCTCCGTCCACATCACGGGGTTCCAAAAAACGCGGCGGCAAATCCG TTCGTGGCAAAGGTCGTGGCCGTAAGGGTGGCGGAGGTGACGACCCTGATGATGACGGCGAAGAAGGTGGGGACGACACCATCGGCGACGAAGATGGCTTCCAACGAACGTGCACGTGGGAGCCTGACAAGCCCTGCTGGCTGTTTGGAGAGATGGAAGAGTGGAATCGCCAGCTCGCCAAGTGCTGCTTCGAGCTGCGGGTGCACAAGTGGTCCGAGTTCTCGCTCACAGGGTTCGCCTGGCCCGACAACAATGCACCGGACTACCCGGACGTGCTTCGGCTTTCACTGCTGACGCACTTGCTGCTACGGCAGCACAG ATGCGTGACCCGCGTTGTTGTGGACATGACAACGTGCACGCTCGAACACAAGATGTTCTGGCACGCCTTACAGAATGGCGCCGGTGGCGTCAAATGCATTGAGTACCAGGGAACCATCGCTGAACAACATGGCATA GCACTTCGGCCTGAGTGCGTTCGGTGGGCTCACTCGGTCTCCGGCATGAGCTCTCTCTGCGCCTTGTACCTCTCAAGTGTCTACTTCGACGCAGAAATCTCCGAGGCACTGGCCAAATACGTTCAAGAAACTACCACGCTGGTTACTCTGTCGTTTCAAAACATGAAC GCGCAGACTGAAGACGCTGCCGCGACCTTTCTGGAAGCGTTGGCTCTGAACAAGACGCTAAGGACATTTTATATTCCACCCGACTTTGTGATGGCACGAGATGGTGCACCCATCTCGAAATTCCTCCGCAACCACCCTACCATCGACAAAATTGTG GCGTACGGATCAGAAACCGCTTCCCCGACAGGCCTGCTGGAAGGGGCAATGAGGAGTGCAAGTCTCAGGAGTCTGCATGTCAAAACCTGTACCATCAACCCCGAGGACCTCCAGGAGTTGGGCTTTGCCCTGACTCGACGTCCGCCGTCTCCAGCCACTGAGGAGGGCACGACGTCAACGCAGACGAGCCGCCTGGAGAATCTGACATTCACCAGCTGCCCCGTCACCTGCCTAATCATGGAACACGCCTATGCCTCCCTCATCGGAG GTGTCCTCCTCAGTCTCACGCTGTCCAATTGCGCACTGCGAGAGACGTTCTCGTCGGCTGCGGCAGTGAAACTGCGCACTGACACCCGCCTGCGCAAGCTCGACATCCAGCACAACGAAATCGGCCTTGTTGGGCACAGAACCCTGGTCCGGGTCCTGGAG ATCAACCAGAGTTTGGAATTACTGGCATTTTCAATGAGAGCAGTAGTACCCGCGCCCCATATGACCGTCTTCTGCAACGTCATCCGGGAGCTGAAAGTCTCTGCTCGCCTGAGTATCAACTGGGTGAACCCCCGCGGACCCGACTTTGCGGAGGCTGTGGACCTGGCCAAGATCACTTCCGCCTACATGGATCTCGATGACCGGAGCCTTGCGGACGCCACGCCTCTCCTGGATGCTGTAGCGTCCAGTCGCAGCATCCAATCCGCCACAATTGAGTGCTCCAACCTGACGCTCGAACCTGTGCTTCAAAAGCTCGCCGCAGCCATCGGCTCCACCAGTCACCTCAG AGATCTGAAGCTGTGCATCAGGCTACCCGAAGTCTACGCGGTGAACCTCCTTCGGTCACTGGAAAACAATCGAACCATCCGTATCCTTGAAATCACCAACTTTGTCTTCAGAAAAAGGGCCATCAAAGCACTGGGCCGAATGGTCGAGGAAAACCGGGTGATCAACATGCTCACGATTATCATTCTGGAAGGCAAGGACTGCTTTAACGAAATGCGGGCAGTCTGTCGCGAGTTGAAGGAGGCCATTCTGCGCAACCGTTTCCTTATCGGCGTCGCTGTGCAAATGATCAGGGACAACCACGCCAGCGACTTCGTCATCAAGGATGCTCTCCGGCGTAACATG CTGTACGTGCACGAGGCCATCCGATTCATCAATGGCTCCAATGAAAAGAGCCATGCCCTGGCCTTCGAAACTCTGCAATACTCCCAGTCCTTAAAGATGGTGCTGGCCCTCAACTTGTCCACCAGCGAGGAAGAGGCGGCCGAGAAGATTGACGAGGCCCGCGAACGGCTTGCTGCCAACTACTTCAGGCTGACCGGCGTCGTCAGGGACAAAATAACCTGCAAACGGGACCGCAGGAAGCGAGCCACGCTGGACGACCTTACCGTAGACCTTCTTGCACGCATCTGCAGTTATCTCAGTCTGACTGACGTGATGGACTTGTAA